DNA from Candidatus Poribacteria bacterium:
GATGGTTATCTCTTCTCGGATACTGACGTGTGAATAGATAAGTCCATCAACACCTATCTTACTTCCCTCACCGATGCAGACAAAGGGTTGGATAACAGTGTCATCCCCGATTTCAACATTGTCGCTGATGCAAGCGAATGCCTGAATTGAGACGCGCTCACCGAGTTTAACGTTCTCTCCCAAAATTGCTGTCTCATGGACCCCCGGTAGTGCTTGATGGTTTTTGTCATACGAGAACATTTCCAGCACTTTAACGAAAGCCCAATACGGATTTTCAACGCGAATTGTTGGCTTTCCGTTCCCCTTAACACCGTGGCCAATAATAATCGCACCGGCTTGCGTCGTTGCTATAGCAGCGATATATTTGGGATTCGCGACAAACGTAATTTGAGTCGGGAGTGCCTCCTTGATTCCGGAAACCCCTGTAATCTCAATATCACCATCCCCAGAAAGATCGCCATTCAAGCGTTCACAAATTTCTTTGAGTTTCATACGCATCTATAATAGTCATCAGTCTTCGGTTTTCAGTCATCAGTTACAAGAGGTTTGGTTAAACGAAAGCCTCTTAACTGACAACTCTTAACTGATAACTGACAACTATTCCTCGTTTTTGTCCTTCTTGTCGTCTTCATTCATCAAGCCGATTAACTGCTGCGTCAAATCGTAGTCCTTTTTCACATAAAGCGTGATGAGCCGTTTTTCAAGGATGATGTCGTAGTTTTCGGCTTCACCAACTTGGATAATGAGTTCTTGAAGACCGTTGTAAATCGGTTCCATCAACTCTTGCTCTTTTTCAAGCAGTGCTTGTTGACCGACCTCGACCTCACGTTGGTATTCCTGTTGTTTGAGGAGAATTTCGTTGTCCAAATCCGCGGTCTGTGCTCTTTCGACGAAGAGCTCGGTTTTTGCCTTCTTCTCTTGTAGCGTCCTGATTTCGTCTCCCAGCTGCTGTAACTTCGCTTTCAGCCGTTCACTTGCCGCTTGGAGCAGTTGAGTTGCGTCCTTCGCTTTTGCAGATCCTTCTAAGACTTGTTGTGTGTTCACGACACCGATTTTGAAGGCTTGCTGCCCGATGCTTCCAGTACTAAAACAGAAGGCTGTGAGACCGATAATTAATATTGTTAGGCGTACTTGGTAAGCACCCAACCGAAATGGTTTCATAATTTAAATCCTTTCTTTCTTTTAAGAAAGAAATTAGTTGCCTCATTCTCTGCAGTTCTGACATTTGCTGCCAGAACTTCGAGTGTATGCGTTTGTCCATGATTTCCCGCCTTTTGGAGCGAGAACTTTAAAGGGGTGTTATCCCTACCCTTAACTTTGATAGCCGCCACGAATTGCGTTGTGAATCCTTTTCTTAGAATCCGGGTCCAACTGTGAAGTGGAATTTACCAGCGGGTTCACCGGTAACGCGGTCCAACCCATATCCCCAACCCAACCGAACTAACATACCGAGCATGGTAAACCGGGCTTCAAGACCGAGTCCTCGTTTCAAATTGATTTGGGTAAAGGGGTTTGTAACACTTTCATCCCACACCTGCCCTATGTCGAAAAACAGAGCTCCTGTAAGCTGCTGAGAGATGGGAACTCGATATTCCAAGTTGGCGAAGAATACCTTGTCACCACCATAAGGATTAGGAATACCCGATTCATCAGGATCGGGGTAGATTTCCCAATCTTCGTAGCCACGAATGCTATCTACACCGCCGAGGAAAAAGCGTTCATAGAATAGGTAATAGGCATCGGTGCTTTTACTTCGCATGTAACCGGCGCGGGCATGTGTGGCAATGACATGGTTCCACCAAGGGCTATAGAACCAACTGGTGTCCGCGTAGTATTTTTGGAATTTGTTATCCGCTCCCAAGAAACCGCCAGAGTATTCATAAGAGAGTGTGTGAAATGAACCTGCCGTTGGATCAAATAGGGAGGTGCGATAGTCGCGGGTATCCCTTCCAAGGGCAAATAGGATACTTCGCGTGGAGCGGTCGTATAGTTTTTCATCAAGGTTGTATGACTGCACACTTTCGTTCCGAAAGCGCACGGACAGATCGATGTCGTGTGCGATTGGTCGTCCGAGTGTTAGCGATGCGCCGCGTCTTGCCCAAATGTACCGATCATATATGGAATTGCTTCCCAACTGACGATTATAGAGCGCACCCACCGTTCCGTAGTAGCGGCGGAAGCGGCGGTTGTTGTAGATTCTGGCGTTAAGCCGAGTTGGTGTCCCCAAAATCCAGGGGGTTCCAAAACTGAGTTCGGCTGTGTGATGGTCACGGGTGCCTAATTCGCCCTTTACGTGTACCCGATAAGCGCGCCCGCGGAAATTGTTTTGTCCAACCTCTGCAACACCGAAGATTCCGCCTTCACTGCCGTAGCCACCACCGAGACTCAACATTCCCGTTCGGGGTGTTTCCGCGATGTTAACTCTTAACTCTTTTCGGTTTTCTTCGGATGTATCACTCGGGACAAAATCGACGGCACGGATAAAAGACCCCATCTGGAACAAACGTTGCCGCGCTTTGCGGAGTGCTTTCACATCTAATAACTCATCAGACTTGATTTTCAGGAAATCCAGTTCGCGTTTGACAACGTGTTCTTTCGTTTTTTCTAATCCGGTAATGGTTACCTTATCAATAATTATGACATCTCCTTCGTTAATGCTCAAGGTGATGTCAACGACACCATCTACTTCATTGAAGACGGGGCTGGGTAGGACTTCCGAAAGTAGGTAACCTTTATCGAGGTAAGCCTGCTGTAATTTCGCGATTGATTCGTCGAAGGTACCGCGGTTGAAAATCTCACCTTCTGCAGGGTCGAGCATGCTTCGTATCTTTTTTTCCGAGAAGAGGGTTTTCGCGCCGCCATCTACTTCAATTGTGTAAGTGCCTATAATAAATTCGGGTCCTTCATCAACGGTGATGTCAAGCATTAAACCGGTCTTGTCTTCTGTGAATCGTTTTTCATAGCCGTGGACCTTTACCTGTGCGAACCCGCGATCCTGATAATAATTTCGGAGATTGAGAGATAAGTCCTCTTCTTCAAAGAGTATCTGATCGAAAGGCTTACCAATACGGGTTTTGAGTTTTTTCCGTAGTGTGTTGTCGGAGACTTTTGTACTTCCAATAAAGTTGATCTCCTCGATCCGCACCCTCGGTCCTTCGTTTATCTCAAAAGTGACCTGAACAGTATTAGCTTCATCGTCTCTATCTCCGAGATGGGTTTGGATACCGACGAGATAATACCCTTTTTCATGATAAAGTTTCTCAAGTGCTCGTTCGCTTTCCCATCGTCGCCGGTCACTATAAATTTCTGAAGGGCGGAGCGTAATCTCATCTTTGAGTTTGCCGATGCTCAAGTTTTCGTTTCCGATAATGTTAATCCCGGAAATCTTTGGACTTTCGACGACTTTATAGATAACTTCTAATCCACCGCCTTCGACGGGTTCCACGTCTACGTTAATTTCGGAGAAGAAACCCGTGTCTTTATAAAGACTTTTCAGGTCTTGCGTAAGGAGTTCTTCGGATACTTCGGAGCCGACCTGCGTCTGGATAAGGGTACGCAGCATATCTTCGGAACTCGTTTTCACGCCTGCAAAAGAAATTTTCTTGACGAGGAGCATCGCGTCAGCAGGTGGTTTGGTGGCACTTGCTGTGGTGTCCTTGTCGGCTTCTAATTTGTCCTGTTGCTCGGCGGTTGCGGCTTGGGGACCGAACACTGTATTTGTCGTTTCTGTCGCTTCTTCCGCAAAAGCGGTGATCGCCGCAAGTCCGACGATTAGGCTTATCAGAATCAGAATGTTTTTTGATGCATTCATGATTAACTATCCTCCTGTGTCTTACATGTCTCCGCTCGCGTTTATAATTCCTTCATGCCTCAGAATTGTAGATCGGGGTGCCGTAGCTGTTTGCAAACTTCCGAAATGCGGCAATTAGTTTTTCTGTTATTTGTCCGGGCTGTCCATTCCCGATGGGGCGCTGGTCTATTTTCACAACGGGTATAACTTCGGCGGCTGTGCCGGTGAGGAAGCATTCATCAGCAATATAGAGGTCGTGCCGTGTAAAAACACGCTCCTCAACCCGCATACCCGCTTCACGGGCGATATCAATAACGCTGTTTCGAGTCACACCCTCCAAAATCCCCATGTGAACGGGTGGTGTGACAAGTACCCCGTTCTTGAGCCAGAAAATATTATCGCCACTACATTCGACGACGTAACCTTCGGCATTGAGCATCAATACCTCTTCTGCGCCCGACTGTTTGCCCTCAATTTTTGCTAAGATATTGTTTAGATAGTTCAATGACTTAATGCGCGGGTTAATGGCTTCCGCGTAATTTCGTCGGAC
Protein-coding regions in this window:
- a CDS encoding OmpH family outer membrane protein, which codes for MKPFRLGAYQVRLTILIIGLTAFCFSTGSIGQQAFKIGVVNTQQVLEGSAKAKDATQLLQAASERLKAKLQQLGDEIRTLQEKKAKTELFVERAQTADLDNEILLKQQEYQREVEVGQQALLEKEQELMEPIYNGLQELIIQVGEAENYDIILEKRLITLYVKKDYDLTQQLIGLMNEDDKKDKNEE
- the ilvE gene encoding branched-chain-amino-acid transaminase, producing the protein MLIYIDGEFLPKAEAKVSVFDHGLLYGDGVFEGIRSYNGRVFKLDEHLERLYDSAKSIMLQIPMSIEKMEATVLETLRRNHLTEAYIRLVVTRGVGDLGLDPAKCPKPSIIIIADKITLYPQKFYEEGLEIVTVSVRRNYAEAINPRIKSLNYLNNILAKIEGKQSGAEEVLMLNAEGYVVECSGDNIFWLKNGVLVTPPVHMGILEGVTRNSVIDIAREAGMRVEERVFTRHDLYIADECFLTGTAAEVIPVVKIDQRPIGNGQPGQITEKLIAAFRKFANSYGTPIYNSEA
- the bamA gene encoding outer membrane protein assembly factor BamA, with product MNASKNILILISLIVGLAAITAFAEEATETTNTVFGPQAATAEQQDKLEADKDTTASATKPPADAMLLVKKISFAGVKTSSEDMLRTLIQTQVGSEVSEELLTQDLKSLYKDTGFFSEINVDVEPVEGGGLEVIYKVVESPKISGINIIGNENLSIGKLKDEITLRPSEIYSDRRRWESERALEKLYHEKGYYLVGIQTHLGDRDDEANTVQVTFEINEGPRVRIEEINFIGSTKVSDNTLRKKLKTRIGKPFDQILFEEEDLSLNLRNYYQDRGFAQVKVHGYEKRFTEDKTGLMLDITVDEGPEFIIGTYTIEVDGGAKTLFSEKKIRSMLDPAEGEIFNRGTFDESIAKLQQAYLDKGYLLSEVLPSPVFNEVDGVVDITLSINEGDVIIIDKVTITGLEKTKEHVVKRELDFLKIKSDELLDVKALRKARQRLFQMGSFIRAVDFVPSDTSEENRKELRVNIAETPRTGMLSLGGGYGSEGGIFGVAEVGQNNFRGRAYRVHVKGELGTRDHHTAELSFGTPWILGTPTRLNARIYNNRRFRRYYGTVGALYNRQLGSNSIYDRYIWARRGASLTLGRPIAHDIDLSVRFRNESVQSYNLDEKLYDRSTRSILFALGRDTRDYRTSLFDPTAGSFHTLSYEYSGGFLGADNKFQKYYADTSWFYSPWWNHVIATHARAGYMRSKSTDAYYLFYERFFLGGVDSIRGYEDWEIYPDPDESGIPNPYGGDKVFFANLEYRVPISQQLTGALFFDIGQVWDESVTNPFTQINLKRGLGLEARFTMLGMLVRLGWGYGLDRVTGEPAGKFHFTVGPGF